CTTCTCCCACCGACCGTCGGGGAATCTGTCATCAGCTTGCGAACGATGGGAAGCTGACATGGCGCCGCTAATGCCTACGGCCTCGGCTTTCAACGGTTCGCTCGAAACGGGTGTGAGGGCCGTCTTCGTTCTGCACGCGCATTTCCCCCGGGCGGTAGATCTGAACCGGCTGACCGCGATGGATTATCTTGTCGTGCGAACCAGTGTCCTCGATGGACCCGCCGACCTGCATCCCCCGACACCGATCATGTCACCTGTCACGCAGGTCCGAAGAAAGTCCGTTCAATCTGCCGTAGCCCTGATGATGTCCCGAGGGCTAGTCGAGCAGGTTGTCGATGAAAGTGGGATCCTGTTTCAGGCCGGAGACAATGCGGAGTTTTTTGTCACCGCGCTTCAGACGCCATATCTCCGCCAATTGTACGAGCGCGCCGAATGGCTCGCTGGTTACTTCCAGGACTACAACGATGAGGCTTTTGACGATCTGATGCGCGATCTTCTCAGCAACTGGGTCTCTGAATTTCAAGATGAAGCATCCGGACCGACATAATGACATATTCAGGCTTCCAGATCCGTCACCTTTCCTTTCACGGCTCGGGAAAAGAACCGCCGGTCGTTTCGTTTCAGTCCGGCCTCAACGTCGTCTATGGGGCTTCCGACACCGGGAAGTCCTATATTGTCGAAGCGATCGATTTTATGCTCGGTGGCAAGGGCCCTCTTCCCGATATCCCGCAGGCGAACGGCTATGATCGCGTACTGCTTGCGATTGCTTTCGACGACGGATCGGAAACGACATTGCTTCGAAGCATGGCCGGTGGACGGTTCCAGGCATTCGAGGGTCTGCACACGTCGATCCCGGATGCTGAGGGGAGTCCCCTTGGCGAAATTCACAACGAGCGCGATGAAACGAACCTCTCGTCGTTTCTTCTCTCCAA
This genomic interval from Sinorhizobium fredii USDA 257 contains the following:
- a CDS encoding ABC-three component system middle component 2, encoding MAPLMPTASAFNGSLETGVRAVFVLHAHFPRAVDLNRLTAMDYLVVRTSVLDGPADLHPPTPIMSPVTQVRRKSVQSAVALMMSRGLVEQVVDESGILFQAGDNAEFFVTALQTPYLRQLYERAEWLAGYFQDYNDEAFDDLMRDLLSNWVSEFQDEASGPT